TTTTTATAGCGACACTCTCAATGGTTTCATTTCTTATCATATAGAGGGCAAGACCTTGCATTTATTTGATCTAGTTTCAAATAGCATCCCGTCTCTTGATATGATTTTAGATCACTTTTACCAAGAAATTGAAGAAGTTATCTTTTATTTTTCACCGGACCGACTATCCTCTGATGCAGAAGCTAAGCCCTATCAATATGACAACGGGTATTTTATGGCGTATGGAAACTGGCCTCTATCGAAACCTTTTATGGTTTCGCCTCTTGCCCGCTGCTAGCTATATCAAACAGCTTATAGCCCAAGTATTCGAAGCAATCCTTTTTCCTCTTTCTTATTTTTAATGGTTGTCATGTCAATGACATATCGAAAATCAGGTTCTGATTTTCCGATGCTTTTAAACGCTTTATTAACGTCTTCTATGGGAATAATTTTAACATCCGCTTTGATGTTATTTTTACTGCAAAATTTTAATAATTCCTCAGTTTCATTAACTCCACCAAGTAAAGAGGTGCTAAGCGTTTTTCTATCAAACATCATTTTACTAAGATCTGTGGCTTTGGCTAAAGGAGCAATACAGCCGACAACAGTCAAGACGCCATCTCGCTTAAGAAGCCCGATATACGGATTGGCATCATGAGACTCCGGAATGGTACTAAGGATAAAATCCAAGGTATTGGCATTTTTCTCCATGGATTTCTTATCGGTTGATACAATGACCTTTTTAACTCCAAGTTTTTTTGCATGGGCTTTTTTTTCTGGTGAGTGGGTGATCAAAGTCACCTCAGCCCCCATGGCTAAGGCTAGTTTAATCGCCATGTGACCAAGTCCGCCAAGTCCGACTATTCCAACTTTTGTTCCTTTCCCGACATTCCAATATCGTAAAGGAGAGTAGGTAGTAATGCCAGCGCACATTAGTGGGGCCGCTTCTGCTAAATCGATGTTTTTAGGGATTGCAAAAACAAAATCTTGTTGAACGACAATCATATTTGAAAAGCCGCCAAAGGTTAAATTGGTCTCGCTTGGGTATCTGGCATTTCCATTGTAGGCCCCCAAATACCCTTTTTCGCAGTACTGTTCAAGGCCTTCTTGACAGCTTTGACATTCACTGCAAGAGTCAATCATGGGGCCAATGGCGACGGCATCGCCCGTTTTAAATTTTTTTACTTTGGATCCCACTTGAACGACTCTTCCTGTGATTTCATGGCCTGGAACACATGGGTAAATCGTGTTTTTCCATTCATTTTGGGCTTGATGAATATCTGAGTGGCAAATACCGCAGTATAGAATTTCAACCACGACATCGTGGGGACCTGGGTTTCGACGTTCAATGGATAGAGGTTTTAAAGAACTGAATGAACTCTTGGCTGCATAACCTATGGCTTTAATCATTTCTATCCTCCCTGACGAAATTATTATTACCTGATATATAAATCATAGAGTGGTAAAAAACAAGTTTGCTCATAATCAGTTAGTTAGAATAAAACTAAAGAGACGATTTTATATCCCTAAGAATTAGAGAAGGGCAAGGGCTCTTGTCCAGGCGGCAGAAGCACTTTTTATTTTGATCGGAAAGCAGCTAACCGTAAATCCAAAAGGGGGCAAAAGTTCAAGATTGGTTAGCTTTTCAAGATGACAGTAAGCGCGCTCTCGCCCTGCCTTATGACCCTCCCAAATAATTGAAGGATCTTTCTTTTCCTTAAATTTTGAAGCCGTATGAATAAAAGGGGCGTCCCAGCTCCAGGCGTCGGTTCCGGTGATTTTGACTCCCTTTTCAAGTAAGTATAAAGTGGCTTCACGGCCCATACCGCAGCCGGAAGATAGGTAATCTTTGGTTCCATAAAGCTTTCCGGCTCGTGTATTGACAAGGACAATATCGAAAGGTTTGATTTCGTATCCAATCCGTTTTAGTTCTTTATCAATGTCTTTTTTAGTGACAAGATAGCCATCTTCAAAAGAGGTAAAATCAAGTTTTAAACCGGGTCTAAAGCACCAATCCAGAGGGATCTCATCTATACGTGTTGCTTTTTGACCGCACTCCATGGTGCTTGCATAGTGATAAGGGGCATCAAGATGAGTGCCGTTATGAGTGGATAGCTCGACATGCTCAACAGCCCAAGCTTCTCCATCCGGTAGATCCTCTTTAGCGAGACCTGGAAAAAGCGAGGTCATTTGCGGGACGCTTTCCTCATGAGTCGTATAGGTTATTTTAGGAAGCATGAAGGAAGGGTCGGAATAAAGGTTATTTTCTATCGGGACCGAAAGGTCAATAATTTTATCAAACATAATGTCCCGGCTTTTCCAAGTTTGGGAATAAACTATGGATATTTTTTTTAAATGTAAAATTTTTTTCAAGTTTATCTATTTAGTTTTCGCTGCCAAAAATCGCTATTTAGCAATATTTAGGCATTTCTTTTAAAACGTTACCTTGAAAAAATAGTAATTTATTTTTACAATCCCGCCCGCATTCTCAAAATTTAATTTTGGTGTAGTCATGTCCTTGATTCGCGTACTTTTTTTATCCCTTTCATTTTTGCTAATTTCGAATAACTGGTTGAGGGCTGACCCGCCTGAAGTTATCAGTGTTAATCCCAAAAGTTATTCAACAACTGGAGGAGAAGAGATCACTATTTTTGGCAGCAATTTTACAGGAACCACCGCTGTCTCTATCGGTCCTTATACAGCTGCAAGCTTTAATGAAGTCGGCGATTTTGCTGTAACAGCTATTCTTCCTGCCATGGTTCCAGGCCCCTATTACGTTTCTGTCACGACAGCCGAAGGCACAAATAGCAATAGTTATAACAATCAAATTATGGTGGAGGGAAACCCTTACGCTTATATAACAGCTAATAACACTTCCGAGGTTTATCCAATACCGGTCTTATCAAATTTACCGGAAACTCCGATTTCGATTGGGACATCCCCTGAGAGATTAGCGATCACACCGGATGGCCGATTTGCTTATATTTTAGACTCCGGTACAAATGAGGTGCTGGTTTTTGATATTACTTCAAGAACACAAGTGGACAGTATTCCGACAGGAGGAACCCTTCCTTACGCCATTGCCATTACGCCAGACGGATCAACCGCTTATGTTGTGAATCAAACCTCTGAAAATATCACCCCGATTGATATTGCGACAAATACAGCCGGAACTCTAATCGCTTTACCGGCAGGTTCTATTCCAACAGACATTTCAATTTCAACCAATGGTTTGACAGCTTACGTCGTGAATAGCGGTCTAAATAGCTTAAGTCCGATTACCATTCCGGCCAATACCATTGGAACAGCTATTCCCATCGGATCTTCTCCTTGGGGGATAGCAGTGACCCCCGATGGGACTACAGCTTATGTGAGTTCTATGGGCTCAAATACAGTAATTCCTCTTGACCTTGGAACCAATACGCCCGGCACCCCAATAGCTGTTGGACCAAGTCCAAGAGCTATAGCTATTAGAAGCAATAATCTAACGGCTTATGTTCTTAATTCAGGAGATAATACTGTAACTCCGATTGACATTACGACAAACACAGCAGGATCACCGACTAACGCTATTTCATCTTCTGAAGATATGGCTATTTCTCCAATCCTTGCTTCTTTTGGTATGGGCTATGTTACATCCCCTGGAAGCAATGAATACCTTACCTTGATCATAAGCGGTAATACTTTAGGGGACTCAAGAAATTTATTTCCTTCCAATCCATTTGGGGTAGCTTTTGTGCCGGAACCCTCACCTATTGCTGAGTTTTTTGCAACACCTGCCTCCCCCGGAAATGCGACTTCCTTTAACGCGCAAGGCTCTCTTTCTCCGGTTGGAGGATTTTCAAATTATGCTTGGGACTTTGGCGATGGCAACACCCAGAATACAACAAGCAGCACTATTAACCATGTTTATAATTCAAGCGGCCCTTTTAATGTCATCTTAACTGTGACTACTCAGTTCGGCACTAGCAACACGGTTTTATTTACCGGAAAAACTGTAAGCAATGATGGGCAGTCTTTTGCTTCTGTTACAAAAGAAGTCATTATTCCACCAGCTCCCGTACCGACTGTCACAAACGTTAACCCGAATACCGGACCGACTTCGGGAGGAACTGTTATCACAATTACAGGAACCAATTTTTATGATGTCCAATCGGTGACTTTTGGCTTGAGTCCTGCAGCTTCCTATGTTGTAAATAGCGACACTTCAATTACGGCAACAACCCCCGCCCACGTTGCCGGCGTTGTCGATGTGAGGGTTGCAAACTTGTCCGGAACCTCTCCCATCACTCCAAATGACAATTTTATCTTTAATGGTAATCCACCGACGGTTACTAATGTGAATCCTAACTCAGGGCCTACCACCGGCGGCGGAGCTGTTACCTTAACAGGGACAAACTTTACCGGCGCTACCTCCGTTACCTTTGGTGCTAACCCTGCTTTATTTGTAATTAATAATAGCACTACCATCACAGCTACAGCTCCAGCCGGCAGTGTTGGTTCTGTCAATGTGATTGTCGAAAATGCGGATGGCCCATCCGCTGCAGACCCTGCAAATCTTTACACTTATACAGCTGTTTTACCCGTTGTGACGAGTGTCAGTCCTAATAGCGGGCTGACAAGCGGCGGAGAAATTGTTACAATATCAGGATCAAACTTCACAGGCGCAACCTCCGTATTTTTTGGTCTTAATGCCGCTGTTTTTGTGGTAAATAATGATAACACCATCACAGCTACAGCACCTTTAGGAAGCGAGGGAACGGTTCATGTGATTGTCACAAATGCCGATGGCCCCTCAACACCTTCTGTTTCTGATGAATATACTTATATAGCCTTGCCGACAACCCCTGCCGTATCAAGCATTAGTCCGACGAGTGGAACAGTTAATGGGGGGACTGCTGTTTCCATAACCGGTTCAAACTTCACAGGAGCTACAAATGTTTTGTTTGGAATGACACCTGCAACTTCTTTTATTGTAGAGGCGGATAATTCAATCAGTGCTATTGCACCGCCGGGAGTTCCTGGAACTGTCACAGTATTTGTTGTATCCCCAAGCGGAATATCATCTGCCGGACCCAATACTTCTTTCACCTATTTCATCCCGCAACCTCTACCGCCTTCTGATTTTGCCGGAAAAGCTAAGAGAAATAAATTCGCCACTCAAACCGAATATTTTAATCTTTTGACTTGGGTTCCAAGTCCGGATCCAACGGTGGTGAGTTACGAAATTTATGAATTTGGAACGCTCATTGCCGTGATTCCTGCAAGCGGGCCTACCTTTTTTGAAAATCATAACTTAAGGAAGAACAGGGTTTATGAGTACACTCTCTATTCTGTAAATGGATCAGGGATAAAAAGCGATCCTGTCTTTATTGTGGTAACCCCATAAGCTTGTTTTTTTAAGCTAGCTAAACCAAAGTTTAGCTAGCTTTTTTCTTTTAGATCCTACCAAGCGACATCTTATAATTTTTACTTGAAGCTTAAGGTAGCTTCCTTCGAAGTAAAAAGCTTTTCTTGAGGATAAAGTTCGAGATTGCTAAACTTCAGCGCTTTAAAACAAAAACAGGATAAAACACTATGAAACCCATCGTACCTTACTTGCTTTTCAACGGAAACTGTAAAGAGGCCATGAATTTTTATAAGGATTGCTTTGGCGGAAACCTTGAAATATTTACTTTTGCCGATGCGCCGGATCCATCTGCTTGCGGAAATGCGAAGCCTGACCAAATCATGCATGCATCCCTAACAAAAGGGGATTTTGTTTTAATGGCCTCTGATGACCCGATGGGGGCACCGAAAGCCGGCAACACTATCTCTTTGAGCATCCCGGTCGATACCATCGAAGAGACAAAAGCTTTATTTAATAAACTTGCTGAAGGGGGTAATATCACAATGCCTCTTGCCGAGACTTTCTGGGCCGCCCAATTTGGCATGCTAACCGACAAATACGGTTTTCATTGGATGCTGAACTGCGATAATTAAATTTTAATTTGCTTTCACTTTATCGTTATGGTTATGCGACCGGATGATGATCATGCCGGCCATAACCACAAGAAGAATTCCAATTAAATCCCACCATCCCGGAATCATATTCCAGATCAGCCAATCAAAGATTCCAACAAACGCTACTGTGCTGTATTGATACACTCCAACTTCAGAAGCATTGGCGTATTTATAGGCTGAGACTAAACAATATTGCGCCAAACAAAGAGAAAGTCCGCTTGCTAAAGCAAAAAGAAACCCTTCTATTCCCGGCCAGGAAGAGCTAAATAACAGGAAAGGGATCTGCACTAAAGTCCCTAAGCCCAGATAATAAAAAATAATTCTTATCCCGGGATCGGTGCCGGTAAGAAGCTTCATAAGTAAATAAGCGATGGCAAGACAAAAGCCTGAAAGAAGTGCAATTAAATTGCCGGGCTCGCTTAAGATGGCCTCTGTAGGTTTAATAATGATCGTAATCCCCAAAAATCCAAGGGCTACTGCTAGCCATACACTGTTTGATACTTTTACTTTGAGAAAAAGAAGCGCCAAGATCGGAATAAAAATAGGCGCTGTATTAAAGAGAAGCGTACCATTAACGATCGGGATGTAGTGGATGGAAAGGGAGTAGAGAAAGCTTGCTAAAGTCCCGATAAGGGCCCTTCCGAAAAGAAGGGTGTAGTGGTCAGATTTAAGGTAGGAAAACCCTTTTTTTAGAATATAGGGAAAAAGGGCAAGCGTTCCCGTAAGATAGGCAATAAAACTTACCCAAATAGTTGGGCTGTCTTGCAAAGCAATTTTGGTTAATAGGCCAAATACTGCCATGAAGAAAAAAGCGGTAACGGCAAGAAGGCTTGCTTTAACGCTGTCTGATTTTATGAGCACCTTAGTTATCCATTTCTTTATTTCTTTAGCATGAGTTTAATATTGTTTCAAAGAGATTGCTTTATTTTTTCCCCTGGCATACTTTAATAACATCTTTATTTCAAAAAACTTAAATAAACTTTTAATAAATATTTTTGTTTTTTTGAGATTTTTTTTATCTTTCTGTAATTAAGTCATTTAATAGCTTTGTTGCTAAGTTGTTATACTTAAGAAGTTTTTTACTTTAATTGACATATTATTTTAATAGTTATACACCAAAGGAAAGGGTTATCTTTTTCATGATCATAGAGTTTCAATAGTCCTGTCTCGCTTGCCAAAGACCTCATAGAAAAAACTTAAGTTTTTCAATATTAAGAGAGAGTTTAAAGGAGAGTTTTATGAATAAAGATTTATTTGAAAGCCAATGGTCTCAAATTAAACCAATTCTTAGAGACAAATGGAGCAATTTAACTGATGAAGACATCCGTCAAATCAACGGACGTTATGACCAATTAATTGCTAAAATTCAACAAAGGAGATGGCTATAGCCGTGATGTTGCAGAAGATGAAGTAAGAAATTGGAATTTTGATAGAACCAGAACTTATTCTACAAGAGAAGACGAATCTTGGAAAACAAAAAGAGCTTCAGCTGATGACAACGGCTGGTTAAAGTGGTTGCTTGGCCTTGGTATTCCACTTCTTTTAATCGGCGGTTATTTAATCCACCATAACGCAAAAGAGCGTGAAGAAGTGGAAGCCGGCAGAACTTATACTGCAACTGAAGAAAGAATGATCACTGAAACACCGGAAGATAGATTAATTTCTCAAAGCATCAGAAATGCTCTTGTTGAAAACGGCGCTTTAGCTACTGAAAGAAACATCCGTATTGAAACTCAAAATGGCGTTGTCACTATCCGTGGATTTGTTACAACTCCACAAGAGCGTGATCAAATTATCCGAACAATCCGAAACATCCGAAATGTAAGACAAGTTAACAACCAACTCGTGGTTAAATAACAATTTCAGCTCTCAACTGTCTTTGGCGGTTGAGAGCTATTCCTCGTCTCTTTTAGGCGCTTTTCTCAATTTCTTTTTTAGAGATTCTTTTGTCTTTTTTAACTTATTTTTTAATTTGACTGATCTAGGCGTTTTAGTTGCGACGCGTCTCGGCTTTCGATAATTTAAAAGAGCTGCTTTTTTTCGAATTTTGGATAGGCATTCTTGCTTATTGAGGTATTGGCTTCTCTCTTTTTGGCTTGTGACCCGGATTCCGGTGGGCAGGTGAACCAACCGAACAGCGCTATCGGTTGTATTGACATGCTGGCCGCCGCTTCCGCTTGATTTAAACGTTTCTACGCGGCATTCAGCTAAAAGGTCCTCATCGCTTGATGGAAGATGAATTAAGCTCACGAGTCTCCTTTGGAAAAGCTGCCAATGAGTTCAAGCTTGGCTTGCCGGCTCATTTTTTTTATGGCGCTTTCTCTTTTTTGAGCTTGAGACCTATTGGGGTGGTTTTCCTGAAAGACAATTTCTTCAGGGTGGGAGAATCGAAAAAAGGACGCCCCTCTTTTTGAACTTTGGTGATCTTTTAATCTTTTTTCTAAATCCGTTGTCACCCCGGTATACAATTTTCCCGAAGCTGCCTTGATTATATAAACTTTCCAATCTAAAATTTTCATATCACGCTTCTAATAAGACCGCCCTCGGCTCTTAGAGCTGCCCCATTTGTAGCAGCAGAAAGGGGGCTGCAAACATAAGCGACCAAGCTTGCAATTTCTTCAGGCTTAATAAACCGTTGCAGAAGCGAAGAAGGTCGCATGGTTTTAAAAAAATCATCTTCCATTTGCTTTGATGTAAGGCCCTTCTTTTTAGCTCCCTCAGCAATAAACTTCTCTACCCCTTCTGTCCAGGTGGGTCCCGGAAGAACGCTATTCACTGTAACTTTGGTCCCTTTGGTCAGTTGAGCAAGCCCTTGAGCTAAAGCAAGCTGAGAGGTTTTAGTAAATCCGTAATGAATCATTTCACTTGGAATCATAATCCCTGACTCGCTTGAAATAAAGACAATCCTGCCAGAGTTTTGTTCTAACATGGGCTTAAGGTAATGCCGGCTCAAACGAATGCCGCTCAATACATTAACTTCAAAAAGATGCTGCCACTTTTCATCTGTTATTTCATCAAAAGGTACAATTTCATAAATCCCTAAGTTATTCACTAAAATATCAACGCTCGGGATCTTTTGAAAGGTTTTATCAATTTCCTTTAAGTCGCTAAGGTCGGCTATGAGAGGCTTTAATTTAGCCTTAGGATTTTCAGTAAGAATAAGGTTGATCGCATCATTCACTCGATCCGCATTCCTTCCATTAACAAAGACAACCGCACCTTCCTTGGCAAGCTCTTTTGCAATGGCAAATCCAATCCCATTGCTTGAGCCTGTTACAAGAGCCACTTTATCTTTAATTTTAAGATCCATAGAAGTTTCCTCAAAATGAAAATTACCTTCAAATTCTAAATATAATTTATAGAAGGATAAGGAGCAATTACTCTCTATTTATTAAAAAAAAATCTTGCTTGGCTTTAGTTTTGCATGATAAAAGGAAATAAATTTTTTAACTCAAGGAGACTTTAAGCGATGTCTGTTGCAAAAGTAATCGAAATTATCTGTGAAGGCGATACCATAGAAAATGCTTTAAAAAATGGCATTAAAGACGTGACTAAAACTGTAAAAAACGTAAAACAAATTAACGTCAAGCATGTTGAAGCGATTGTAAATAAGAATAAAATCGCAAGCTTCCGTGTTAATGCTAATGTGACATTTGTAGTTGATAACTAAAATTATAAAAAGGTTAGGGTTAAACCCTAGCCTTTTTTCTTATTTAAAGGCTTTGAGAGGTAGCTGTTGATCAAATTTCGATAGTTGGGCAGATGATTCGATAATAATGTTCCAAGGCCCTCAATATCGTTTCTCCAGTCGCGGTGCAGCTCGCAGGCAACACTAAACCAGTTCATCAATTGCGCCCCGGCATACGCCATCCGATGCCAAGCAGCGTCCCTAACGGCTTCATTAAAAGTTCCTGAAGCATCCACAACAACGTAGACGTCATACCCTTCTTCAAGAGCTGAAAGAGCCGGAAAAGCGACACAAACATCTGTGACAACACCGGCTATGATGAGCTGCTTTTTTTTGGTAGCTTTTACGGCTTTCACAAAGTCCTTATTATCCCAAGCGTTGATTTGACCGGGCCTTGGAATAATGGATTTTGGAAAGAGCTCTTTAAGTTCCGGGACAATCGGACCATTTGGCCCGTCTTCAAAGCTTGTGGTTAAAATGGTGGGCAATTTAAAGAATTTTGCAAGATTTGCTAGCGCCAAGACATTGTTTTTAAACTCATTAGGTGTAAAATCTTGAACAAGATTGATCAGCCCTGTTTGATGGTCAACAAGCAAGACAGCCGCATTATCCTTATCGAGACGTTTGTATTTGACGGAAGCTGGCATAGAAGCTCCTTAAATTTTTATTTTAATAAATAGCAAAATTAGTAATTTTTTTAAATTATAATAACTAATATAATTGTATAAATTTTTTAAAATCACTTAACCTAATAATAAAAAAATGAATCTCTTACCTCGAAATTCGGACGGCTGCCCTTTTTTAATCCTAGCTCCCATGGAAGGGGTTGGCGATAGAAGCTTTAGAAAGGCCATGGCCTCAATTGGCGGGTTTGACGAAAGTGTAAGGGACTTTCTAAGAGTCCCTTCAAATGCTCATGTGAAGAGCCTAGCCCGTCAATATGAGTCTGATGAAATTGCGCCCATTCCGCTAGCAGCTCAGCTGATGGGCTCTGATCCTGAGCTTATGGCGGAGATGGCGATCGAAATGCAGTCAAGG
This DNA window, taken from Criblamydia sequanensis CRIB-18, encodes the following:
- a CDS encoding VOC family protein: MKPIVPYLLFNGNCKEAMNFYKDCFGGNLEIFTFADAPDPSACGNAKPDQIMHASLTKGDFVLMASDDPMGAPKAGNTISLSIPVDTIEETKALFNKLAEGGNITMPLAETFWAAQFGMLTDKYGFHWMLNCDN
- a CDS encoding GIY-YIG nuclease family protein translates to MKILDWKVYIIKAASGKLYTGVTTDLEKRLKDHQSSKRGASFFRFSHPEEIVFQENHPNRSQAQKRESAIKKMSRQAKLELIGSFSKGDS
- a CDS encoding dodecin family protein; translation: MSVAKVIEIICEGDTIENALKNGIKDVTKTVKNVKQINVKHVEAIVNKNKIASFRVNANVTFVVDN
- a CDS encoding IPT/TIG domain-containing protein, with product MSLIRVLFLSLSFLLISNNWLRADPPEVISVNPKSYSTTGGEEITIFGSNFTGTTAVSIGPYTAASFNEVGDFAVTAILPAMVPGPYYVSVTTAEGTNSNSYNNQIMVEGNPYAYITANNTSEVYPIPVLSNLPETPISIGTSPERLAITPDGRFAYILDSGTNEVLVFDITSRTQVDSIPTGGTLPYAIAITPDGSTAYVVNQTSENITPIDIATNTAGTLIALPAGSIPTDISISTNGLTAYVVNSGLNSLSPITIPANTIGTAIPIGSSPWGIAVTPDGTTAYVSSMGSNTVIPLDLGTNTPGTPIAVGPSPRAIAIRSNNLTAYVLNSGDNTVTPIDITTNTAGSPTNAISSSEDMAISPILASFGMGYVTSPGSNEYLTLIISGNTLGDSRNLFPSNPFGVAFVPEPSPIAEFFATPASPGNATSFNAQGSLSPVGGFSNYAWDFGDGNTQNTTSSTINHVYNSSGPFNVILTVTTQFGTSNTVLFTGKTVSNDGQSFASVTKEVIIPPAPVPTVTNVNPNTGPTSGGTVITITGTNFYDVQSVTFGLSPAASYVVNSDTSITATTPAHVAGVVDVRVANLSGTSPITPNDNFIFNGNPPTVTNVNPNSGPTTGGGAVTLTGTNFTGATSVTFGANPALFVINNSTTITATAPAGSVGSVNVIVENADGPSAADPANLYTYTAVLPVVTSVSPNSGLTSGGEIVTISGSNFTGATSVFFGLNAAVFVVNNDNTITATAPLGSEGTVHVIVTNADGPSTPSVSDEYTYIALPTTPAVSSISPTSGTVNGGTAVSITGSNFTGATNVLFGMTPATSFIVEADNSISAIAPPGVPGTVTVFVVSPSGISSAGPNTSFTYFIPQPLPPSDFAGKAKRNKFATQTEYFNLLTWVPSPDPTVVSYEIYEFGTLIAVIPASGPTFFENHNLRKNRVYEYTLYSVNGSGIKSDPVFIVVTP
- a CDS encoding SDR family NAD(P)-dependent oxidoreductase, with the protein product MDLKIKDKVALVTGSSNGIGFAIAKELAKEGAVVFVNGRNADRVNDAINLILTENPKAKLKPLIADLSDLKEIDKTFQKIPSVDILVNNLGIYEIVPFDEITDEKWQHLFEVNVLSGIRLSRHYLKPMLEQNSGRIVFISSESGIMIPSEMIHYGFTKTSQLALAQGLAQLTKGTKVTVNSVLPGPTWTEGVEKFIAEGAKKKGLTSKQMEDDFFKTMRPSSLLQRFIKPEEIASLVAYVCSPLSAATNGAALRAEGGLIRSVI
- the ycaC gene encoding isochorismate family cysteine hydrolase YcaC yields the protein MPASVKYKRLDKDNAAVLLVDHQTGLINLVQDFTPNEFKNNVLALANLAKFFKLPTILTTSFEDGPNGPIVPELKELFPKSIIPRPGQINAWDNKDFVKAVKATKKKQLIIAGVVTDVCVAFPALSALEEGYDVYVVVDASGTFNEAVRDAAWHRMAYAGAQLMNWFSVACELHRDWRNDIEGLGTLLSNHLPNYRNLINSYLSKPLNKKKG
- a CDS encoding CsbD family protein, translating into MNKDLFESQWSQIKPILRDKWSNLTDEDIRQINGRYDQLIAKIQQRRWL
- a CDS encoding cyclase family protein, whose product is MFDKIIDLSVPIENNLYSDPSFMLPKITYTTHEESVPQMTSLFPGLAKEDLPDGEAWAVEHVELSTHNGTHLDAPYHYASTMECGQKATRIDEIPLDWCFRPGLKLDFTSFEDGYLVTKKDIDKELKRIGYEIKPFDIVLVNTRAGKLYGTKDYLSSGCGMGREATLYLLEKGVKITGTDAWSWDAPFIHTASKFKEKKDPSIIWEGHKAGRERAYCHLEKLTNLELLPPFGFTVSCFPIKIKSASAAWTRALALL
- a CDS encoding BON domain-containing protein, encoding MLKFNKGDGYSRDVAEDEVRNWNFDRTRTYSTREDESWKTKRASADDNGWLKWLLGLGIPLLLIGGYLIHHNAKEREEVEAGRTYTATEERMITETPEDRLISQSIRNALVENGALATERNIRIETQNGVVTIRGFVTTPQERDQIIRTIRNIRNVRQVNNQLVVK
- a CDS encoding NAD(P)-dependent alcohol dehydrogenase, producing the protein MIKAIGYAAKSSFSSLKPLSIERRNPGPHDVVVEILYCGICHSDIHQAQNEWKNTIYPCVPGHEITGRVVQVGSKVKKFKTGDAVAIGPMIDSCSECQSCQEGLEQYCEKGYLGAYNGNARYPSETNLTFGGFSNMIVVQQDFVFAIPKNIDLAEAAPLMCAGITTYSPLRYWNVGKGTKVGIVGLGGLGHMAIKLALAMGAEVTLITHSPEKKAHAKKLGVKKVIVSTDKKSMEKNANTLDFILSTIPESHDANPYIGLLKRDGVLTVVGCIAPLAKATDLSKMMFDRKTLSTSLLGGVNETEELLKFCSKNNIKADVKIIPIEDVNKAFKSIGKSEPDFRYVIDMTTIKNKKEEKGLLRILGL
- a CDS encoding peptide chain release factor family protein: MSLIHLPSSDEDLLAECRVETFKSSGSGGQHVNTTDSAVRLVHLPTGIRVTSQKERSQYLNKQECLSKIRKKAALLNYRKPRRVATKTPRSVKLKNKLKKTKESLKKKLRKAPKRDEE
- a CDS encoding DMT family transporter; this translates as MLIKSDSVKASLLAVTAFFFMAVFGLLTKIALQDSPTIWVSFIAYLTGTLALFPYILKKGFSYLKSDHYTLLFGRALIGTLASFLYSLSIHYIPIVNGTLLFNTAPIFIPILALLFLKVKVSNSVWLAVALGFLGITIIIKPTEAILSEPGNLIALLSGFCLAIAYLLMKLLTGTDPGIRIIFYYLGLGTLVQIPFLLFSSSWPGIEGFLFALASGLSLCLAQYCLVSAYKYANASEVGVYQYSTVAFVGIFDWLIWNMIPGWWDLIGILLVVMAGMIIIRSHNHNDKVKAN